The Hypomesus transpacificus isolate Combined female chromosome 3, fHypTra1, whole genome shotgun sequence genome has a window encoding:
- the ccdc28b gene encoding coiled-coil domain-containing protein 28B, whose amino-acid sequence MEDKRKKRSPKVSLPQPPPPPVNPRKLSVLPASKSATFSLGLPQPPSPKPRGKFKRSAGAAGQSREPLSVTVAPPKIGRPHREKARAPQPAGSSKVNQSSPLQHSFLTDVSDVREMEGGLLNLLNDFHSGKLQAFGKVCSFQQLEHVREMQEKLARLHFSLDSHVEELSEDQRKTAADHNLEHLLCNLEELSTSIQKLHLAENQDPPKTSEPRHPQDI is encoded by the exons ATGGAGGACAAACGCAAGAAGAGGAGTCCCAAGGtgtccctccctcagccccctcctccccccgtcaACCCCCGCAAGCTCTCCGTCCTCCCTGCCAGCAAGAGCGCCACCTTCTCTCTgggcctcccccagcccccctctcccaaaCCCAGGGGCAAGTTCAAGAGGTCAGCAGGGGCAGCTGGGCAGTCCAGAGAGCCGCTTAGTGTGACTGTCGCTCCACCAAAGATTGGAAG ACCTCACAGGGAGAAGGCCAGGGCACCGCAACCTGCTGGCTCCAGCAAGGTGAACCAGTCGTCCCCCCTGCAGCACTCCTTCCTCACAGATGTGTCAGACGTgagggagatggaaggaggccTCCTCAACCTACTCAACGACTTCCACTCCGGCAAACTGCAGGCTTTCG GGAAGGTGTGCTCGTTCCAGCAGCTGGAACATGTGCGAGAGATGCAGGAGAAGCTGGCTCGGCTGCACTTCAGCCTGGACAGCCATGTGGAGGAGCTGTCAGAGGACCAGAGAAAGACCGCTGCCGATCACAACCTGGAGCACCTGCTGTGCAAC CTAGAGGAACTCAGCACCTCTAT acaaAAGCTACACTTGGCAGAGAACCAGGACCCTCCCAAGACATCTGAACCGAGACATCCCCAAGATATCTGA